Part of the Phycodurus eques isolate BA_2022a chromosome 3, UOR_Pequ_1.1, whole genome shotgun sequence genome, tTTTCTGTGAAAAAGAGCGTATGCcacatttttgtgcgtacgcgccttttgtacatgaggcccctggtcctgggtgaaaaagtaatgccccccaaacgtaataactggttgggccatcctcagcagctgctgtagaagagcatttaagagaattttcatttattttaattttgcctGTCACTAAATGCCGTTGGCATAGACAgacgaacaaagatatatttctgaataataaaattaatacaaactATACAAGACAATTAATtttcttaactcattcactgccagccgtttcctgagtagggaacccctagactgccaggcattttcgagcaatttcactgatttttcaagcctcacagaatattgtgtactatgacGATGTAAACCACCGAAAGAAAGATCAGACtatcttctttcatcagaaaaaaagtttctctagcttataccgttctttagtaatcggcagtcaaatataggctactttcagccaaatctgtttctggagggaaaaaactgagaaaacagcctttttgtgaaagtagacacatcaagcagaacaatgactttgacaaaaatatatattttttttctttcgtgaaaatctcaaatatttgaacataaaacaacactgcgAAAGTACTCTTGAcaatgtacagaatttacattagacaaaaatgcatgaacaaatggggctCCGACACTTTcttcctccaaattctcctcctctaccgtttgctcaatagtccagatttttattaccttgcgcataaaatctaccagttttatccacatctggattttatttttctgtgggAGTGAATGCCATCTTGTGTAGTTGTCATTCTCCTTAAAAACCAGTACCTAAttctgctcgaagcacaacctgtgcagtttagaaatataacttactataaaaatacattgttgaaattgctgtcgtgggacgtggagaaaaaaaaagcttttaattaccttttttgtctgcGCTGCATAATGGAATGGGAGTCaaacgtctgctggatgcataacctgtacgttttaaaaaatacatacgattACGAGAGAATACTTTgacgtgttttgcaagggttaaaaaaaatgtaaaaatttttaaaaaactgcttTTCTTCGTCGGTATCCTAAAAGACGTTCGACTCCCGGGTTTTGAATTCCTCCAAGATGGACGAGCTGTAAACGGCAAATTCAAATaagtactggcaacagatgttacattgtaatatGAACTAGTGGGActcaattatgtttttatgtaacaaggattgaaggagcatGTTTGCTCGCTAAAAGTAGCTAACGCTAGCTGCGAATGAGTTAACTTAGTCTTCGCCTTAGTTGGAGTTAGTCGGAGGAAGCTCGGGATGAAGCTCGGCTGGGTATCCAAAAGGGAGTTCACTCATCTGACGATTTCAAATCGCATTTATTCAAATCCTAGTCTGCTGACGATCAGCTGGGAAGCGGCCGAAATAATGGGCCGGCATTTTGGGCGATAGCTTTGGAACAAAGCGATAGCTCGGAGCATCATTCTGGGTCTgagcgtcatcctttattcccccgcatgatctaaggcgtcattcctgtcggtcgcaggaatatatttcttgccttggcgcaatacatttctagtaccgaaagcttttttatatattttcttttattttgtcttctctctttgcCACCATTATGCTTGCACTATGCATTATGtcttctcattgtctcttgtacccgccccctcctccttcttcctctgagggagggacattcacctcaaggcattgttgccctcgaCAGGGTGCCATTTCTCATTGCAATTATCCAGAAACTTGACGatcacacaaactgcacaaaaccctcccccacccatcccattaaaaaaaccgccattgacgtctttagacggcattggcagggaatagatggattcttaATGACGTCTTTAGgtggcattggcagggaatgagttaagagTCAACAGGTACTGAACCGATAACCGTCACCAAAAAAACGAGGTACAAACCGAACCGTGGATTTTGTGAACCAGTCCACCCCTACTGcgagtgggaaaaaaagtcttcttGCAGTTATCACTTTGGGCAAATCAAGTATTTCATCACAGTTGTGTCATTCTGCAGAGATCATCTAGTTTTCAAAAAACCCAATATTATATTAAAAGAGAAAACTACCTTTCATCAACTTTGGTACTCAAACATGAAGGACTCATGCGAAACAGagcttcaaactgttcagctactgTGAGTTGGCACATTGGCTTTTAAGTTACCTGTGGCAGCCCTATGGCACAGCACAGTGCAACAGTTATTCCAATGTTGTCACTCATCCAAAGGTTGACTGCGTGGATGCAGCCTCGCACGTGGATCTCTTCCTGCAGGGTTTCACGCTGATGCACAGCAAAAAAAGATTAGTACACTTTTAAATTGAAACTGGGAAGTGCAAAACTGAAAAGACATTCTTAAAATGGTCCTTCATGCATCTCCACacagtttttttaatgtcatactTTTCGAAATACAAATGGAAAAATCTAATTGATCTATCATCTGATCTCCAACACATTACTGCATTACAAAACCAAACCATGCAAATTAAGATTGACAAATtgctaaaattgtttttttttttcttctaatggGTTTATTCTTTGTTCAACTGCTCAGATTTTGCAAGAAAAGTAGGTCAGTTTATAGAGTGATTATAAAAAAGCGCTCAGATGACCACAGACACTAATAAATTCTATTAATTCTTGCCTAAATAGAATTGGCTGTATCCCATTAAACATTGCTAGTCTTTCCCACCTCCAGATAAATACCACTGTAACAATGTCCTTCATTATATTTTATACACCAGCATCCTGAATGGAAATAGTTGACGTGTGTATCTATTACTACAATACAACATGTGTGGTACAGAAACAAATTCCACATACCTGTCTATCCAGAGCCTTGGAACCACATAAGGTGTTAATGACCTCTCCTACCTATGGAAAGAGCCCACAGTGAGTGAATCTGAAACTAGACACAGAATGTGGAGACATAATGTACCAGTGGCATGCTCCTCTTATGGGGGTGTGGGGGCATCCACATCGCCTGCCAGCCAGAGCGTGAACTTGTGTGCTAGAAAACGGCAGCGGCCTTCATAGCCGGGAACTGATAATGGCGGCAATCTTGCCTATGTTCAGCCTCTCTAATAAACTCTTCTTTCAGCGTGTGAGTGCTTGTTAGTGTCAGACAGGGCAACTGTTCCATATTGCTGTTGCGCTGCTTCCAGAGACTATATCAGTGCTTTGAGGGGAGGATGATACCAGACATTGGGAGCATGGAGCTGCTCCTCAAGGACTACCATTTCATTTAGAGAGAAAAATGAAGACTATATACCAGAGCATGTCTGTCCGCACGATACAGACTTGGAAATACATAGTCTCTTTTTCCAGTGATAaagtacaactccaattccaatgaatttgggacattgtccatccatccattttctttgccgcttctcctcactagggtcatgggcgtgctggagcctatcaagttgggacgttgtgttaaacatatataaaaacagaataccatgATTTGTAAATACTATTGAACCTatgttttattgaatacactacaaagacaagatatttaatctcaccaatgtcaggaaaaaaagtttggcgcaacatccgtaagtgcaacttgaaactctactatgcaaagcaaaagccatttatcaacaacacccagaaacggcgccggcttctctgggcccgagctcatcaaagatggactattgcaaagtggaaaagtgttctgtggtccgacgagtccacatttcaaattgtcttgggaaattgtggacgtcgtatcctccgggccaaagaggaaaagaaccatccggactgttaaggacgcaaagttcaaaagccagcatctgtgacggtatggggctgtgttggtgccaatggcatgggtaacttcacatctgtgaaggcaccattaatgctgaaaggtacatacatgttttggagaaatgtatgctgccatccaagcaacgtctttttcatggacacccctgcttatttcagcaagacagtgccaaaccacattctgcacttgttacaacagcgtggcttcatagtaaaagagtgcgggtagtagactgacctgcctgcagtccagacctgtctcccattgaaaatgtgtggcgtattatgaagcgtaaaatacgacaacggagaccccggactgttgaacagctgaagctgtacatcaagcaagaatgggaaagaattccacctacaaagcttcaacaattagtgtcctcagttcccaaatgtttattaaatgttaaaagaaaaggtgatgtaacacagtggtaaacatgaccctgtcccagcttttttggaaggtgttgtaGTCATAAAactctaagttaataattatttgctaaaaacaaagtttatcagtttatttttatttattatatgaaTGTTGTCATGTTATGTACTAAATAATTTCTGTTGGCTCTTGGccttgaaaaaaagattttcctcTCAGTAAGCTTTtccctggttaaataaaggattaaaaataaaataaggcccgcccttgagctgctggactgtgatgtgAGACCTTTACCGGTCAATCCAATGACGCCGAAAATACGTTTTCTGAAGACAACTACTGCCTGAATATTAATAATGTGTATCGCTGTGGTGGTTTATGGTTTATAAACAGGTAACTtaccatttgtgtgtgtgtgtgtgtgtgtgtgtgtgtgtgcctgttatgtggggaacacacacacacaactcagaGCGCTGATGTTTTAATGATGTCACCGCGGTCGAGTGAGCTTTTCAGCTCTAGCTCTAGCTCCCTAACTTGTTAGCTCACCGGCTAGAGTGAGTAAAGTTTCCCAGTAGGGTGCATCTACGGAGCAAACGCCGTTCTGCCAGCGGTTTGCTGCGTCGTGAGCGGCACGGCGGGTGTTACAACAAGAATGAAAATTTATCGAGTACAGAAAAAACTCTGTTTCCATTGTATGGAACGATAACCCgcctactctgcctctgattggccacCAAGACATTCAATTTGTACTTTTGATttgctgtgtgtggaagctcttcaaacacacacacacacacacacacacacacacacggtaggTCTTAAAACATGCGTCTATAAGCGCAGATTGAATATGCTTCATGCGTCCCTAcaaatttttgtgcgtctcagacacgGGACTAACATCAAACGATATCCCTGAGCAGTCACTGatttaattataaaattttgCATATGTAGAATTGCCGTTATCTGGGCTGTCGTCttgcttctttttcttcatcatcatcatctattTGCTGTTGCGGCATGCTCCAGAGGGGAGAAGCCAAAAGACAGACTACTCTCAGAGACGTTAAATACAGTAGTATGCACCaataatttaaatttgaaacGGTAATACTAACATCTGAAATCTTATCATGGTTTATCAGTCATCATTATaagtattataaaaaaaatattgtcaagtTAGCCTGGAcatctaacaaacaaacaacagcatAGCTCATTTACATAGGAGACCTAACCTGACAGGGTAGACGGCGATGGTCCAATTATGTAAAAAATGGGTGCTTGCCTTGAAGCTCTATTACCTTTTATTATTAACAATATTGTACTTAGCAGCAGAGAGAGACGGGGGTACCACCTACCCACGTTGCATTTACATTTCTATGGTAACTGTTATATTTCTCCTCTTTAAAATCAGGGAGTCTCCGGAAGTTTGTCTTTGATGCTCAAAAAATTAACGTCTCATGGGATGTGCTGATGTCTTGGGTGAGTTAACGCACAACCTCCAAGTTTTTGTGTGTCACTTGAGATGCATATTTTTGAATTCCGAAATGTACGACCTTTTGGCCGTTCGACGTAAGAGTTGCACTGACCTCACGGCGGACACAGCAGGTATATGGAACCCCACATGCTAGTGGGCCGGTACCATTGCAGAAATGGTATTGGTTGACTCCCCAATCCTTATATTCATCTCCGCCACAACACGAAAACTGGACCATAcagaacaaacaacaatttagtAGGATTGACATTTCTGTGCATCCGATGCAGAAAATCTAAATGTTGCAATAAAAACAGGTACTCACTTAAACACAACAGATCTTTGATGAGAAATAACTATCAATTAGGTCCGACCTTTCTGAAGGGCAACCCAAATTGTATAACTGTATACCTTGCAATGTCAGATGGCTCCGAACATAAATGGCACCAATGCTATTGCAATGTTTATTGCtccaatagaaaatggattgtgAGTGGGCagcagacaaaaagaaaacttcTAAATCATAACCATGTGAAATGGCTTGATTTGACCTATTAATTTCATAGGCACATGCTCTGCCATGACTAATCAAACGTTTTACACTATGAACTGAAACGTAGAACCTATACTCATTGTTGCTAAATGACATAACCTGCGATCACTGCATTAGGGTTTTATATAACATGACCTGTGATCACTGCATTAGGGTTTTATATAAAAAACGTTTTCAAGAAACcctaaaaaaaagttggttCTCTCATAAGTAGTGTTGCCTTTCATCATACAGTTTATTCTGAAATGCTATTTCAGTACAAatgcaattccaatgaagttgggacattgtgttaaacataaataaaacaatacaattacttgcaaatcatgttcaacctatatttaattgaatacactacaaagacaagatatttaatgttcagactgatcaattttattgtttttagcaaataaacattaacttgtaattttatggctgcaaaacgtttcaaaaaatctgggaccgggtcatgtttaccactgtgttacatcaccttttcttttagagaaaagacgttgcttggatggcagcatatgtttctccaaaacctgtatgtacttttcagcattaatggtaccgtcacagatgtgtaagttacccacaGTAAGTTAGTTTTTGatctttgcatccataacagtccagatggttcggTTCCTCTACGGccaggaggacacgacgtccacaatttccaaaaacaatttgaaatgtggactcgtcggaccacagaacacttttccactttgcatcagtccatcttagatgagctcgggcccagagaacccggtggcgtttctgggtgttgttgttaaatggcttttgctttgcatagtagagtttcaagttgcacttacggatgtagcgccgaactgtatttactgacattggttttctgaagtgttcctgagcccatgtggtgatgtcctttatacattgatgtcggtttttgatgcagtgccaactgagggatcgaaggtcacgggcattcaatgttggttttaggccttgccgcttacatccagttatttctccagattctctgaaccttttgatgatattatggaccgtagatgatgaaatccctaaattccttgcaattgtacattgaggaacattgcccttacactgttggactattatctcacacacttgttcacatagaggtgaacctcgccccatctttgcttgtgaatgactgagcaattcagggaagctccttttatacccaatcatgacacccaactgttcccaattagcctgttcacctgtgggatgttccaaacaggtgtttgatgtgcattccttaactttctcagtcttttttgccacctatcccagcttttttggaacatgttgcagccataaaattctaagttaatgattatttgctaaaaataataaagtttatcagtttgaagatttttgaagacacaacatcccaacttcattggaattgggtttgtaaaatgcaaagaaaacaGAACCTTAAAAATGCATTTAGAAAGCTATCAGTCGTCAGAATTCACGGCCATGTTCATCACTAcagtattattatataataatgcaTTTCATTTATGGCGCCTTTCATGTCACTCAAGGTAATTTCAGAAGGTTAAAAgtacaatataaatattaagCATTACAAAATGAGCAATAATAATGCATCAAAGTAGTCTAAAACTCTAGagtaaaaagacaaaagtaGATAAAGCCAAACCAGTTATAAAGAATGCCTGTTTAAAAAGATGTGTTTTGAGTAATGAGTTGAATTATTTGATATGACTCATCTTTTATAATGTGAATCCATATTTTAACCAAATACCTTTTCTTGCACGTAATCCAAGATGTTTTTGAAGTCCAGGTCGTCGTAGTAGTGCTTGATTCCCTCTCGTATACTGCTTTGAAACAACGAAGACGTCTGGAACGGGTGGCACCATAAAAAGTACAGAGAACAATGACTAACTTGCAAACAAAGCCATCATGAGGTTATTGTGATGAGAGGTGATAATCAGGCTCGTTGCCCTCGGTTACCTTCTTCTCGAAGATGAGCGCTATAATAAGGGCAATAGCCTGAAGAAGAAGCAAGACACAGAGAACGCAGAGGAACTGTGGAGGGACAGAATAAACTTTATATGGAACATCACTTTTCATTTGGACACCCAACACACTCACTCACCACAAGGTACGTCTGTGCAATCTAATAGGAGCCAATACAagaactgcatttaaaaaacaacaacacaaaacaaaacaatgcctttacaaagacaaacaTGCTCAGTTGACTGCCATAGTcagataaatataaataaacaatatgctcattattgtggttgtagtttgcagtggtgtagaactgccttGCATTGTACAGAGGTGCCTGGGGAAAGTAAAACTGGAACAGTAAGACTTTTGATAGATGCTGCTCTCGTATCAGACATCACCGAAGGCTCACTATTGGGTAAACCGACAATTTTTTTATAGCTTATTGTAAAATGCtagatttttacatttatgattTCAtataattagactttacaccaatctttTGGGCCTTATTGGTAGTAGCCAATAATTGGCATATTATGCTGataggctttaatgtcataattcgccgatctgatcaatgacgtcatcgtgtacagtatatttgaatccaaaagctagtttatttttagccttgtcgcgtgtcttttgacgtagtactgtacatatctgaccgccaatagtttttttttttttataaacgaagctgtgggacagacaatacgtctgagacagacaacacgtaatgcgtggatcagactacaagacaaatttggtctttcgaTTGGACAATGTCAGACTTTTGCAATATAATCTTGTATTcggataccaccgcatcccgttatttacgatcattgggctttatcttgtcaactcaaacgtgaccggatacactcattaccacggcgacgacaacaacaatcgatcgtgtcgtgtgtattataagaacaaaatgggggcaaacatgttggtggtcaccggtgctcgagagaggactttaattcaaggcttgcgtatcgtattaaaactaggttttaatacgatacggctcgcaagcagacaacaaaacgttatgtagcctagcaagctagtgctagcactaacggttgtgcgtaaacatgctactgttctgtcgaatcatgctctaaagttccggtgtgtgtgtgaagtaatgtaattacaataaagtaattttattacagtaacttagcacccattatttctgtcatgttgtaatgttggtttgacctgactgattagaatacatgatctgactagagcagcgatttccaacctttatggcgcCAAGgagcatattttacaattgaaaaatctcacggcacaccaacaaacaaatgtcacaaaaagtggatacattaattactgtatgtacttcatGGCATCTCTTagaaaatcatttatttgttctgtctgtcactatgcctcactggcataaatagatgaacaaatatatatttattgtaaatataatttgttgagcaattaagtaaatgaacaagtcagttaaatagaaacattgctccatcttgtgatcggctcggtgatcggttatcgttttttaaaacTCTCTGATCAGTGTTGAGTggctcaaaaataaaataaaaaaagactatttcttttaacattcttacCATGTGCAGCAGGGTTTTGTTGTCCCTGAGGGAGCCAACCATGCCCACAAGTGAGACTGTGAACATTACCAGACCCAGCAGAATTAGCACCACTGCAGGAGCCAGGAAGAGACCTTCCAGGGTTCGATTTTTCTGCCTTTCCACCTCAGCGTACACCCCCACGCAGAGCACACAGAGACCCACCAGctggacaaagaaaaaaaagaaaagtttttttttttttcttccctcccaCGTAGTTTCAAAGAATCACAATGTGCTGTTGGGATTGCAGTGAGATTTTctttaatgcttaaaaaagtATTGCAAAAGAGACTGCTGTCTCAGACTCAATGGATCTCTGTATACAATTTAGCAGCAAAGCAGTGATGCattatttgaaagtaaaaaagaaaaaacaagaaaaatgttttgtgttctgTTAAAAACGATTAATGCACATAATTTGATGACTGTAATGacgaaacaaacaacgattatggccaaaatgataatcacttattttgatcaatactgtaattatgattaataatgaattaattattcctcatgttagggaaaactACTTTTTCACTACTTTTACACAAACCATATGTCAACAGTTTTCAGTgcgaaataaaatttaaataagaataaaggatagatggtaaaaaaaataaaaaaataaattttatccAAGAATTCCAAttttaccaagggctaactgaataaatatgctatttaCAGAATGCAATCACGAGGTGAAACTCATTTGACGCAAATACAGTTGATACAAAAACTACACTAAACCATAACATTCGGCTTAAAGCACCGAATTTTAATATAAAGATCCCGatcaatatagtgaattatCAACTACAGGAATGGCtacattgttctgcttgtccaTAGGTCAGTCATGGTCGCAAACTGAAAAGAACTCGACAGCTGTATTATTTACTCCGGGCGTTTTTCcactgcggtcaggccagcctccAGTCgtagtcaagccagccgccacaACTATTGTTAATACTATGGATTACGGTAACACGCTGCCAGCCCTCGCAGCACGTTGGAGgcatgttcattcattcatcttcgtaccgcttctcctcactacggccgcgggcgtgctggagcctatcccagctatcatcaggcag contains:
- the zgc:110329 gene encoding tetraspanin-15, producing the protein MPPYSELRKSNHFYYFIKFTLNVYSMLFSLVGLCVLCVGVYAEVERQKNRTLEGLFLAPAVVLILLGLVMFTVSLVGMVGSLRDNKTLLHMFLCVLCVLLLLQAIALIIALIFEKKTSSLFQSSIREGIKHYYDDLDFKNILDYVQEKFSCCGGDEYKDWGVNQYHFCNGTGPLACGVPYTCCVRREVGEVINTLCGSKALDRQRETLQEEIHVRGCIHAVNLWMSDNIGITVALCCAIGLPQLLGIILSCVFWNLLVEMNESVDMVDFKLKKLEFKYSELDLAGAGWCMCLPRDGGYLPVPASEPELDPIDLHLQKLKKQPPRTHAQLRELQQSRSATGLDEVDVGRKLKREH